Within the Heliomicrobium undosum genome, the region GGACGATGCCCGGGCTGAGAGGGCGCCGGCGACAGCGGCGTCGACCCTTTGCACCTGATCTGGAGGAATGCCAGCGGAGGAAAGCGGATAACGCGAGTTTTTAGCGCGCGTATTCCCTTCCTGAATTCGGGAAGGGATTTCTTTATCCGCGCAGGGCAGAATCAAACGAGGAGGAGAATCGCAATGCAGCGAGGCAGACATTATGGAACGCAGATGGAAAGGGCTCTGCGAGGGGAAATCACGCCCGAGATGGTTCAGGTGGCCGAATCGGAGGGGTGGCAACCGGAAGCGCTGATGGCGGAGATCGCCGCCGGGCGGATCGTCATTCCGGCCAACAACCGCCGTCCCCGCGAGTCCTACTGCGGTGTGGGCCGGGGCCTGCGGACGAAGGTCAACGCCAACATCGGCACCTCGAAGGGAACATCGGGCATCGAGTTTGAAAAGCGCAAGCTGGACATCAGCATCGAGTGCGGCGCAGACGCTGTGATGGACCTGAGCACCGGTCCCGACATCGACGGCGTGCGCCGGGCGCTCATCGACGGCTGCCCCATCGCCTTCGGCACCGTGCCCATCTACCAGGCCACCGTGGAGGCCCAGGAGATGAAGGGCGCCATCATCAACATGACCGAGGAGGATATCCTGCGGGGCGTTCAGAAGCAGGCTGAAGATGGCGTCGATTTCATGACCATCCACTGTGGCCTGACGATGGAGGCTGTGGAGCGGTTGCGCAAGCACCCCCGCATCGCCGATATCGTCTCCCGCGGGGGCTCCTTCCTCACCGGTTGGATGCTCCACCACCAGCGCCAGAATCCCTTTTACGCGCAGTTCGATCGCATCCTGGAGATCGCCCAGGAGTATGACATCACCCTGAGCCTCGGTGACGCGCTGCGGCCCGGCTGCATCGCCGACGCTACCGACCGGGGCCAGGTGCAGGAACTGATGATCCTCGGCGAACTGGTCCAGCGCTGCCGCGCCGCCGGCGTGCAGGTGATCGTCGAAGGTCCCGGCCATGTGCCCATGGACCAAGTGGAAATGAACATCAAATTGCAGAAGCGGCTCTGTGAAGAAGCGCCCTTCTACGTGCTCGGGCCCCTCGTCACCGATGTGGCCCCCGGCTATGACCACATCACGTCGGCCATCGGCGGCGCCATCGCGGCGGCAGCCGGCGCCGACTTCCTCTGCTATGTGACGCCGGCGGAGCACCTGGGTCTTCCCGATGAGCAGGATGTCCGCCAGGGCGTCATCGCCTCCCGCATCGCCGGCCATGCCGCTGACCTGGCGAAGGGCATCAAAGGGGCCATGGACTGGGACAAAGCGATGGGCAAAGCCCGCAAGGATCTCGACTGGGGTGAACAGCGCCGTCTGGCGATGGATCCGACGGCCTTTGACAAGCACCCGCACACGCGCGACAAGACCGGCTGCTCCATGTGTGGTCCCTACTGCGCCATGCGCATCGTCAGCGATTACCTGGGGAGACCGGCAGGTTCCTGCTAGCAGTGTACGCCTGTTGTGTGCTTTCTTTGGGGAAGAGTCCGGAGGAGGAATTTCGATGCCTGCCCAGGTTCGCGCTTGCCTGACAGGGAAACTGGCGATCATGCGGGAGAGACGCCCGCTGGTTCACCACCTGACGAACTATGTAACGGTCAATGACTGCGCGAATATGGTCC harbors:
- the thiC gene encoding phosphomethylpyrimidine synthase ThiC — protein: MQRGRHYGTQMERALRGEITPEMVQVAESEGWQPEALMAEIAAGRIVIPANNRRPRESYCGVGRGLRTKVNANIGTSKGTSGIEFEKRKLDISIECGADAVMDLSTGPDIDGVRRALIDGCPIAFGTVPIYQATVEAQEMKGAIINMTEEDILRGVQKQAEDGVDFMTIHCGLTMEAVERLRKHPRIADIVSRGGSFLTGWMLHHQRQNPFYAQFDRILEIAQEYDITLSLGDALRPGCIADATDRGQVQELMILGELVQRCRAAGVQVIVEGPGHVPMDQVEMNIKLQKRLCEEAPFYVLGPLVTDVAPGYDHITSAIGGAIAAAAGADFLCYVTPAEHLGLPDEQDVRQGVIASRIAGHAADLAKGIKGAMDWDKAMGKARKDLDWGEQRRLAMDPTAFDKHPHTRDKTGCSMCGPYCAMRIVSDYLGRPAGSC